A DNA window from Candidatus Hydrogenedentota bacterium contains the following coding sequences:
- a CDS encoding OsmC family protein, producing the protein MSTHTATIIWTRRGAGFDYETYNREHEWGFDSGQRLNASAAPAYKGSEDCVDPEEAFAASIASCHMLTFLAIASKKKLVVESYTDEAVAHLEKNPEGQLAVTRVELHPKIRFSGEKVPNEDEIARMHESAHRNCFIANSVKTAVVVC; encoded by the coding sequence ATGTCCACCCACACCGCCACGATCATCTGGACCCGCCGGGGCGCCGGCTTCGACTATGAAACCTACAACCGGGAACACGAGTGGGGCTTTGACAGCGGCCAGCGGCTGAATGCCTCGGCCGCGCCGGCGTACAAGGGAAGCGAGGACTGTGTGGACCCCGAGGAAGCCTTCGCGGCTTCCATTGCAAGTTGCCACATGCTGACCTTCCTCGCCATCGCGTCGAAGAAGAAGCTGGTGGTGGAAAGTTACACGGACGAGGCCGTGGCGCACCTGGAGAAGAACCCGGAGGGCCAACTCGCCGTGACGCGGGTGGAGCTCCATCCGAAGATCCGTTTCAGTGGCGAAAAAGTGCCGAACGAGGATGAAATCGCGCGTATGCACGAATCCGCGCACCGCAATTGTTTCATTGCCAACTCGGTCAAGACAGCGGTTGTGGTGTGCTAG
- a CDS encoding histidinol-phosphatase, with translation MPEISSPYPWLVSLHGGHSGEFCDHAQDRLEQLVQGAIALGMPIYGLTEHAPRVEPQHVYDEEKAMGWDTAYLADLFARYAAEAKRLQVAYADQIQILAGFEAEVIPDGRYAEVMRGLREVHALDYLVGSVHWVDGIIIDYTRDRFDQAVEAQGGLERLALRYYDIAAEMVASLRPEVVGHLDLVRRHGGNDPALETPKVRERAKAVLAVMKEHDAILDINTAGYRKGLGTPYPAPWLLEVARDIGVACCFGDDAHRVLEVGAGILEAREYLLDHGITEVTVLTREAGGLGRRVAEL, from the coding sequence ATGCCCGAAATTTCTTCCCCGTACCCATGGCTAGTCTCGCTCCATGGCGGACATTCCGGCGAGTTTTGCGATCACGCCCAGGATCGTCTGGAGCAACTGGTGCAAGGCGCTATCGCTCTGGGCATGCCCATCTATGGCCTCACGGAGCACGCGCCCCGGGTCGAGCCGCAGCACGTTTACGACGAAGAAAAGGCCATGGGATGGGACACAGCCTACCTCGCGGATCTTTTTGCGCGCTATGCCGCCGAAGCGAAGCGCCTTCAAGTGGCCTATGCCGATCAGATCCAGATCCTGGCGGGTTTCGAGGCCGAGGTTATCCCCGACGGACGCTACGCAGAGGTCATGCGCGGCCTGCGAGAAGTCCATGCCCTTGACTATCTTGTGGGCTCTGTACACTGGGTTGATGGCATCATCATCGACTACACCCGGGACCGCTTCGATCAGGCCGTGGAAGCTCAGGGGGGACTGGAGCGTCTGGCGCTGCGCTACTACGACATCGCCGCCGAAATGGTGGCCTCGCTTCGTCCCGAAGTGGTCGGTCATCTCGATTTGGTGCGACGACACGGCGGCAACGATCCGGCGCTGGAGACGCCCAAGGTTCGCGAACGCGCCAAAGCCGTGCTCGCCGTCATGAAAGAACACGATGCGATCCTCGATATCAACACGGCGGGCTACCGCAAGGGCCTGGGCACGCCCTATCCCGCGCCTTGGCTGCTGGAGGTGGCTCGGGACATCGGCGTGGCCTGTTGCTTTGGCGACGACGCCCACCGGGTCCTGGAAGTGGGCGCGGGCATTCTCGAAGCGCGGGAATACCTCCTTGATCATGGCATCACTGAGGTGACGGTGCTTACGCGCGAGGCGGGCGGGCTCGGGCGACGAGTGGCAGAGCTGTAG
- a CDS encoding HAD family hydrolase: MTKRPIGAVTFDLWDCLFADDSDEPKRLAAGLPPKPVARRQLVHEYLNRHAPIDRATVDLAYDVADAAYRKVWHDLHVTMSVSERLGVILDGLKRTLPEAEFAELVRIHEDMELEFRPDPAPGALEALQALHGKYKLAIISDTIFSPGKNLRKLLEGAGMLPYFDHFVFSDELGNSKPHPRVFESVGTAFNIDIKDIVHIGDRPHNDIGGPHAVGARGVLLTVVKDRPLDGHTPDAVCDDYSKLAEILAGIDG, translated from the coding sequence ATGACGAAACGTCCCATCGGCGCAGTAACTTTTGACCTTTGGGACTGTCTCTTCGCGGATGATTCCGACGAGCCCAAGCGCCTGGCGGCCGGGCTTCCCCCCAAGCCGGTGGCGCGCCGCCAACTGGTCCACGAATACCTCAATCGCCATGCGCCCATCGATCGCGCCACGGTGGATCTGGCCTACGACGTGGCCGATGCGGCCTATCGCAAGGTCTGGCATGATCTCCACGTGACCATGAGCGTCTCCGAGCGCCTTGGCGTCATCTTGGATGGATTGAAGCGCACCTTGCCCGAGGCGGAGTTCGCGGAGCTGGTGCGGATTCACGAAGACATGGAACTGGAGTTCCGGCCCGACCCCGCGCCGGGCGCGCTGGAGGCCCTTCAGGCGCTCCACGGCAAGTACAAACTCGCCATCATCTCCGACACCATATTCAGTCCCGGAAAGAACCTGCGCAAGCTCCTCGAAGGGGCGGGCATGCTGCCCTACTTCGATCACTTCGTGTTTTCGGATGAACTGGGTAACTCCAAGCCTCACCCCCGCGTGTTTGAGTCCGTGGGTACGGCTTTTAATATCGATATCAAAGACATCGTCCACATTGGTGATCGTCCACACAATGACATTGGCGGCCCCCACGCCGTGGGTGCCCGGGGCGTTCTACTCACGGTGGTGAAAGATCGTCCTCTGGACGGGCACACGCCAGACGCCGTGTGCGATGACTACAGTAAATTGGCGGAGATCCTCGCCGGGATCGACGGGTAA
- a CDS encoding gamma-glutamyl-gamma-aminobutyrate hydrolase family protein (Members of this family of hydrolases with an active site Cys residue belong to MEROPS family C26.): MATKRFLIPDGYNKESRARFAEVRMRPAWQLYRDLLVKYIPDAEYDVWLSSDEETPDSYTIEELKQYDGILWPGCNLTVYHDVPEVKRHIDTCQKGFEAGIPQFGSCWAIQVAAVACGGECGACDKGREMGVGQKVLLNEDGVTHPMYAGKPRVFSHFMSHDDEVKRMPEGGTILASNGWSKVQSASFKYRNGEMWAVQYHPEYDLNEVARLIEARDEKLIKLGFFKDLAALKEYTGRLDALVAEPDRKDFRWQLGIDDDIMDDGIRELEFANWVKHFFG; this comes from the coding sequence ATGGCTACAAAACGCTTTCTTATCCCCGACGGTTACAACAAGGAAAGCCGTGCGCGCTTTGCCGAGGTGCGGATGCGCCCGGCGTGGCAGCTCTACCGCGACCTGCTGGTCAAGTACATCCCCGACGCGGAGTACGACGTGTGGCTCAGCAGTGACGAGGAAACTCCCGACAGTTACACCATCGAAGAGCTCAAGCAGTACGACGGCATCCTCTGGCCCGGCTGCAATCTCACGGTCTACCACGATGTGCCCGAGGTCAAGCGCCACATCGACACCTGCCAGAAGGGCTTCGAGGCGGGCATTCCCCAGTTTGGAAGCTGCTGGGCCATCCAGGTGGCCGCCGTGGCCTGTGGCGGCGAATGCGGCGCCTGCGACAAGGGCCGCGAGATGGGCGTGGGCCAGAAAGTCCTCCTCAATGAAGACGGTGTCACCCACCCGATGTACGCCGGAAAGCCCCGGGTCTTCTCTCACTTCATGAGCCACGACGACGAAGTAAAGCGCATGCCCGAAGGCGGCACCATCCTCGCCAGCAACGGCTGGAGCAAGGTGCAGTCCGCGTCGTTCAAATATAGGAACGGCGAGATGTGGGCCGTCCAGTACCACCCCGAATACGACCTCAACGAAGTGGCCCGCCTGATCGAAGCGCGCGACGAGAAGCTCATCAAGCTGGGCTTTTTCAAAGACCTCGCCGCGCTGAAGGAATACACCGGTCGCCTCGACGCCCTCGTGGCCGAGCCGGATCGGAAAGACTTCCGCTGGCAACTCGGCATCGACGACGACATCATGGACGACGGCATTCGCGAGCTGGAGTTCGCGAACTGGGTTAAGCACTTTTTCGGTTGA
- a CDS encoding iron-containing alcohol dehydrogenase: protein MQAASYNYPTRMIFGPGTRAQLGDLLKARGKNRPLIVTDKGIAGLPFLAEMVDSLKAGGLDPAVYSEIFGNPDKPQVTKGVDAYRAHNADSFIILGGGAALDVGKVIALMINHPGDVFDYEDGNPDMPPVDKDIPFNICVPTTAGTGSEVGRSSVISDENHIKRIIFDPRMMPPLVVADPELTVGLPAGVTAATGVDALSHSVEAFLAKGYHPMADGIALEGIRLVKENLETAVKEPGNIVARGNMLMASSMGATAFQKGLGVTHSCAHALSAVCDLHHGLAIALMLPACMRFNAVTLPDRMKRLEAAVSTELSFDAWLEAFNAKVGLPARLGDVGVKEEHIARLVDIAVKDVCHGCNVREVSAADFEALFKEAL from the coding sequence ATGCAAGCAGCCTCCTACAACTACCCCACCCGCATGATCTTTGGCCCCGGTACCCGCGCCCAGCTTGGCGATCTGCTCAAGGCCCGCGGCAAGAACCGTCCGCTGATCGTTACCGACAAGGGCATTGCCGGCCTTCCCTTCCTCGCCGAAATGGTGGATAGCCTCAAGGCGGGCGGTCTGGACCCGGCGGTATACAGCGAGATCTTCGGCAACCCGGACAAGCCCCAGGTGACCAAGGGCGTAGACGCCTACCGCGCGCATAATGCCGACTCCTTCATCATTCTCGGCGGCGGCGCCGCGCTGGACGTGGGCAAGGTGATCGCCCTGATGATCAACCACCCCGGCGACGTCTTCGATTATGAAGACGGCAATCCCGACATGCCTCCGGTGGACAAGGACATTCCTTTTAACATCTGCGTTCCCACCACCGCCGGCACCGGCAGCGAAGTGGGCCGCAGCAGCGTCATCTCCGACGAGAACCACATCAAGCGCATCATCTTCGATCCGCGCATGATGCCGCCTCTCGTCGTGGCCGATCCCGAGCTCACCGTGGGCCTGCCCGCGGGCGTGACCGCCGCCACCGGCGTGGATGCGCTGTCCCACAGCGTCGAGGCCTTCCTCGCAAAGGGCTACCACCCCATGGCCGACGGCATCGCCCTGGAAGGCATCCGCCTGGTGAAGGAGAATCTTGAAACGGCAGTGAAGGAGCCCGGCAACATCGTGGCGCGTGGCAACATGCTCATGGCCTCCTCCATGGGCGCGACGGCCTTCCAGAAGGGCCTCGGCGTGACCCATTCCTGCGCCCATGCCCTCTCCGCGGTCTGCGATCTGCACCATGGCCTGGCCATCGCCCTGATGCTGCCCGCCTGCATGCGCTTCAACGCCGTGACCCTGCCCGATCGCATGAAGCGTCTCGAAGCCGCCGTGAGCACGGAGCTCAGCTTCGATGCGTGGCTCGAAGCCTTCAACGCGAAAGTCGGCCTGCCGGCCCGCCTGGGCGATGTGGGCGTGAAGGAAGAACATATCGCCCGTCTCGTGGATATCGCCGTGAAGGACGTGTGCCACGGCTGCAACGTGCGCGAAGTGAGCGCGGCGGATTTCGAGGCGCTCTTCAAAGAGGCGCTGTAA